ACCTGGAACAAAAATATATAATAGGAAGTAAACCCTTCCATCTTAGGGAGCAAATTCATTATAAAGGGAACATTTGTCGAATTTTAAAGGCCTTATTGTCATTTCCCCGGAAATTTCGGCAACTTCCCCATATTTCCCGGAAAATACCTCTTTTTCTTTATGAAATAATTGATTTTCGACATTCTATCTCTTGTTGCTTTACTGTGCAATAGTTTGATATGATTTAAACGATGATTATATGGAGAAAAGCGACGAAATTCAGTCGATTTGGATATTTTTTCGGAGGTGAAGAGAATGTCACGTATTTCTATGGAACAAGTTAAACACGTTGCCCATTTGGCACGTTTGGCCATTACGGAAGAAGAAGCACAACAGTTTCAGCATCAGCTTGACCAAATGATTTCATTCGCGGAGCAGTTGAATGAGCTTGATACGGATCAAGTAAACCCGACTTCTCACGTTTTGGATATGAAGAATGTTATGCGCGAAGATGTCGCAAAACCAGGGTTGCCAGTAGAAGAAGTAGTTAAAAATGCACCGGATAGCAAAGAAGGATATATCCGTGTACCATCTATAATTGAATAAGGAGGGACAATGATGTCGTTGTTCGAACAAAAGGTTTCTGAGCTTCATGAACGCTTACATAAGAAAGAGATAAGTGTCACTGATCTTGTTAACGAATCGTATAAGCGAATCGGACAGGTAGAGGACAAGGTGAAGGCATTTTTGACACTAGATGAAGAAAACGCCCGCAGTCAAGCAAAACGATTGGATGATCAATTGGTTAAAGGCGAGAACGAAGGCGCTTTATTTGGTATGCCAATCGGAGTGAAGGATAATATTGTCACTAAAAATTTGCGTACGACTTGTGCGAGCAAAATTTTGGAGAACTTTGATCCAATCTATGATGCAACCGTAGTTCAAAAACTACAAAAGGAAGAAACGGTTACGATCGGAAAATTGAATATGGATGAGTTTGCGATGGGTTCCTCTAATGAGAACTCCGCATTTCAAGCAACACGCAACCCATGGAACACGGAATATGTGCCAGGCGGTTCTTCGGGTGGTTCAGCTGCATCCGTCGCTTCCGGTGAAGTCCTATTCTCTTTAGGTTCCGATACGGGTGGTTCGATCCGCCAACCAGCGGCATATTGTGGAGTTGTCGGCTTAAAACCTACATATGGACGGGTTTCCCGGTTCGGACTTGTAGCTTTTGCGTCTTCATTGGACCAAATTGGGCCGGTCACAAGAACGGTTGAAGATAACGCTTATTTGCTTGAAGCGATTTCAGGTGTAGATCCAATGGATTCGACCTCTGCTAATGTTGACGTGCCGAGTTTTGTGAATTCGTTAACAGGCGATGTTAGAGGATTGAAAATAGCCGTGCCTAAAGAATATCTTGGTGAAGGCGTTGGCGAAGAAGCACGTAATTCCGTACTTGAAGCGTTAAAAGTATTAGAGGGGCTTGGAGCTGAGTGGGAAGAGGTGTCCTTGCCGCATTCCAAATATGCCTTAGCTGCTTATTATCTGCTTTCTTCATCTGAAGCTTCGGCTAACCTTTCACGTTTTGACGGTGTGCGTTACGGGCATCGTACAGATAATGCAGAAACTCTAATAGAAATGTATAAGCAAACCCGTGCAGAAGGATTCGGTGACGAAGTGAAGCGCCGTATCATGCTTGGAACGTTCTCCTTAAGTTCCGGTTATTATGATGCTTATTATAAAAAGGCTCAAAAAGTACGTACGTTAATCAAAAAAGACTTTGAAGATGTGTTTGAAAAATACGATGTCATCGTTGGGCCGACTACACCTACGCCTGCATTTAAAATTGGTGAGAAAGTCGACGATCCATTAACGATGTATGCAAATGATATCTTGACGATTCCAGTCAATCTTGCTGGTGTACCGGGTATATCCGTGCCATGTGGATTCGCAGCGAATGGGCTTCCGCTTGGACTGCAAATGATTGGAAAGCATTTTGATGAAAGCACGATTTACCGCGCGGCTCACGCATTTGAGCAAGCAACAGATTTTCATAAACAATTTCCTAAGCTGTAAGGGGTGAAAAAAATGGACTTTGAAACGGTGATTGGTCTAGAAGTACACGTAGAATTAAAAACGGATTCTAAAATTTTCTCGGCGAGCCCAAATCATTTTGGTGCCGCTCCAAATAGTAACACGACTGTAATCGACCTAGGCTACCCAGGTGTATTGCCTGTCGTCAATAAAAAGGCTGTTGATTTTGCAATGAAGGCTGCAATTGCCCTGAATTGCGAAGTGGCGGAAATTACGAAATTCGACCGGAAAAATTATTTTTACCCGGACAATCCTAAAGCATACCAAATTTCACAGTTCGATCAGCCGATCGGTGAGCATGGTTGGATTGAGATCGAAGTGGGCGGCAAGAAAAAGAAAATTGGCATTACCCGCATTCATATGGAAGAGGATGCTGGAAAGCTGACACATAAAGGGAACTATTCACTTTGTGATTATAACCGCCAAGGTACGCCACTTGTTGAAATCGTATCTGAACCGGATATCACTTCCCCAGAAGAAGCTTATGCTTATCTGGAAAAGTTGAAATCGATCATTCAATACACAGGCGTTTCCGATTGTAAAATGGAAGAAGGCTCACTTCGCTGTGATGCTAACATTTCCTTGAAACCTGTTGGGCAAAAGGAATTCGGTACGAAAACCGAATTGAAAAACTTGAACTCATTCAATTTCGTTCGCAAAGGATTGGAGCATGAAGAAATCCGACAAGCGGAAGTCTTGAATGAAGGCGGCATAATCGAACAGGAAACTCGCCGGTTCGACGAAGCTACAGGCAGAACGGTACTAATGCGAATTAAGGAAGGCTCCGATGATTACCGTTACTTCCCGGAACCTGACTTATTGACAATCCATATCGATGAAGAATGGAAAGCACGTATCGCTGCCGAGATTCCGGAACTTCCGGATGCCCGGAAAAAACGTTATGTCGAAGAATTCGGCTTACCTGAATATGATGCAGCCGTTTTAACGGTAACGAAAGAAAGTGCTGATTTCTTTGAAGCGACAGTCGCTTCAGGCGCGGATGCGAAACTAGCATCTAACTGGATCATGGGTGAGGTTTCAGCTTTCTTGAATGCAGAAGGTAAAGAGCTGCATGAAGTCAAATTGACTGCTGAATCGTTGGCTGGAATGATCAAGCTGATTGAAGATGGCACGATTTCTTCTAAAATCGCTAAAAAAGTTTTCAAAGAATTGATTGAAAACGGCGGAAATGCGGAAACGATCGTCAAGGAGAAGGGACTAGTCCAAATTTCCGATGAAGGCGCATTGCGTACAGCCGTTGAAGACGCATTGAATAATAACCCGCAATCAATTGAAGATTTTAAGGCCGGTAAACAAAAAGCAATCGGCTTCCTTGTCGGGCAGATCATGAAAGCGACAAAAGGACAAGCCAATCCACAGCTGGTTAATAAAATTTTGGTGGAAGAAATCAATAAACGTTAATATTGACCGTATCACTTTTAAAGTGGTACGGTTTTCTCTTGATTAAGAAAAGGCTTCACTGTGAAAAGCTTGAAAATAATTTTTGATTTTTTTTGAGTTATCTGTAGGGGTAACTCCTTTTTGTGTCGTCTATTACATGAATGTTTAACAGGAAAGGAGGAAGAGAAGTGACGGATGAGTTAGTTGAGAAGGTTAGGGCTGGGAATGATCATGCATTCCGAATGTTGATTGAAACTTATAAACAGACGGTTTATAGAACCGTCTTTTCCGTCTTGCGGAATCAAAAGGATGCAGAAGATGTTACCCAGGAAGTCTTTATCAAAATCTACACTTCTCTTCCTCAATATAAAAACCAAGGTTTCAAAACTTGGATTACCCGAATTGCGGTCAATCATGCAATCGATTTAAAGAGAAAAAGGGAACGCCAAAAGGAAGAATTGCAGGACGAACATTCATCGGAAGCTAATTTGGGCTTAACTGATGATGTCGAGGCAGTATTTTTTCGGAATGAAAGGCGAAAGCAAGTATTACGGAAGCTGAATGACCTTCCAGAGGGATATCGGGATGTTGTATATGGCTATTACATAAAGGAAAAGACTTTCAAGCAAATTGCAGAGGAACAGCAGATTCAAGTGAAATCTGTGGAGGTAAAGCTATATCGGGCGAGAAATTGGATGAGAAAACATTGGAAAGAGGAGGATTTTTCATGAATCATGTTCCTGAAGCAGAATGGGTTGCATATTTGGCAGATAAAATACCAGAGGCTCTAAAAATTGAATATGAAAATCATCTATACTCCTGTGACAAGTGTTTGTCCGCCTATATGGAAGCGATGGAAAAAGAAGAAATCAGTCAGGACATTGAAGGATTTGATATTGATATTGCAGGTCCTATCATGGACTCGATTGGCCGATTGAAAGGCGGCTCTGTTGAAGAGGAAAAGCAACCCCGAAATGAGAAATCACTTCGGACGATAACAAGACATTACCTGATTGCGGCCGGATTTACGATCTTATTGATGGCAGGCGGAGTATTTCAATCATTGACAGAATACGTGGATTCTGTGGAATCAAGCAGTGAAAAGGAAGCACAGTCCTTAACCGATGGACTTATTGATAAAACATTTAATTGGATGGAAACTATCGAAAAGAAAAATAAGGAGGGGTTTAGAAATGAATAAAAGTCCGGTATTAGCTTTTTTATTATCTTTTCTGCCAGGTTTCGGACATTTTTACCTAGGAAGGAAATATAAAGGGTTATTTTATTTTCTTGCCACGGCTGGATTGGGGCTTGGTGGTCTTTTTCTTTCGTTGATCAGTCAATCGGATGCGTTTCTGGCTTTTTCCATTATTGGAATGGTGTTTTATTTCATCAGTATATTTGATTTGGTGGTCACCTCATTGAGGAATCCTAAAAGTGAAGAGGATGTAGAGGGAATGACAGATCAGCCGGAAGCGGAAAGGTTTTATGTAATCATCCTTTCATTCGTTCCTGGATTAGGGCATTTTCAGCTGGGCCTCATGAACCGTGGTCTTATTTTTCTCATCGGCTTTTTAGGCCTTGGCATCATGGTGATATTCATCAGTTTGATGACACAAATGGAAGGTCTGTTAATTTTCATGGCACTATTGCCTGTTATCTGGATTTACAGCTTTTTTGATTCAGTTCAACAGCTGAATAAAAAGCAAAGAGGTGAGGAGCTTATCGATCGAACCGTTTTGGAAGATTTCGAGGAGAGACGGGAATCCGGGAAGAAGAGTAAATCGGTCGCGACTTTATTCGCTATTTTCCCTGGTGCAGGTCACTTATATTTGGGGCTGCAAAAACGTGGGATACAGCTGATGGCCGGCTTTTTATTCGCCATTTATATTCTGGATTTACTCCGGTTAGGTTTCTTCTTTTTCCTTATTCCGATTATCTGGTTTTATAGTTTTTTTGATGGATTGCAAAAAGCTTCGAAAATGGAAGAGGGTCCAGTAGAGGATACGCCCATCATTTCGGGAATGGTCAATCATCAAAAATGGGTAGGGTTGGGGTTGGTGGGCCTTGGAATCTATTTCTTGGCCAGTAATATAATCGTCCCGGCGATTGCTCCTCATTTAGATGAATGGATTGGAAGAAACTTGGAATACTGGTTTAGAGATTATTTTCAAAAAGGTCTTGTATGCATCCTTCTTATAGGCGGGGGAATCAAACTGCTGTCGGGAAGTAAAAAAGGGAGAGCCAAGGAGGAGACAAAATGAGAACATGGAGAGTCGGAACGATTTCAATGGGGATCTCCCTGGTTGGTTTGGGTTTGGTTTTACTGGTTTCTCAAATTGCGGATATGAATTTGACGACGGTTCTGCTATCATGGTGGCCGTTGCTGTTCATAATCTTGGGTGCAGAGATTCTCTTCTATATTTATTTTTCGAGAAAAGAAAGTTCTTTTGTAAAGTATGATATTCTTAGCATTCTTTTCGTGGGATTGCTTGGAACGACGGGAATAGTTTTAATTCTGCTAACATCAAGCGGATTGATGGATCAAGTAAGGGCTGCCGTGAATAGTGAAGAGAAAACGGTCAATTTGCCTGGTTTCAATCAAAAGGCAGGGAAAGGCATACAGAGAGTTGTCCTGGACTCTGGTGCATACCCATTGACTATTGAAAGTAGTAATGACGGAGAAGTTTCCGTTTTTGGTACATATGGTGAGAGGGTAATGAAAGATGCTGATTCGTTGTTGAAGAACGCTGAAGATTATTTACTCGTTGAGAGAAAAGGTGATACGCTTTATATTAGCTTCAAGGATTTGCCGATTCAAAATGGACTTTTGGACAGTGGTACAAAGAATCTTAAGGCAACTCTTATAATCCCTGCTGAGTTGGCAGTGGAGATAGACGGACAAAGTACCGATCTTGTCTTGAAGCCTAGAAAACTCTTGAATGACTGGAGTGTGAAGGATAGCGGAAATCTAAGTGTATTCCTTCAGGATAATAGTGATATCAAGATAGATGCTAGAGGAGTCGAGGAACTTGAAGGTCCTGAGAATAGCTGGAAGATGACTGAAGTGAAAGAAGAAACAAGTGAAGAAGGCATTGTAAAAAAGAATGGGATATTCAATATTGGTAAAGGGAAACATACTTTAACGGTTACCGATACATTTAACGTGAATGTTCAATATCCATGATTGAAATCATTTACTAGAATAAAATTGTAAAAAGCATTATAATTTCCCTGATACGATTTCTAGTAAAATGCATATAAAGGTATGGACCGAATTACGGTCCTCTTTTTTTCGAATATTGCTTTTCATGTAATGAAGGATTAAGATGTAAATTATGGAATCAATATGTATAAGGATGATGGGAAATGAAAAGAGCAAGGTTGATTTACAACCCGACTTCGGGCCGGGAAGCCATTAAGAAGAGCCTGCCAGGTGTGCTAGCAAAACTTGAAGAAGCTGGTTATGAAGCTTCTGCACATGCGACGACCGGTGCCGGGGATGCGACGAAAGCCGCTAAGATAGCGATTGAACGCGGCTATGATATAGTTATTGCAGCAGGGGGCGACGGTACGATTTATGAGGTTGTTAATGGACTGGCCACTGCAGAGAAACGTCCGAAACTAGGAATCATTCCGACGGGAACGACCAATGACTTCGCCCGGGCGCTGCATTTACCGAAGTCGATCGAAGGGGCAGCCGAAATTATTGCCGGTGGGCATACGATGCCGGTCGATATTGGGAAAATGAATGATAAGTATTTCATCAATATTGCTGGCGGGGGCAGATTGACCGAATTGACCTACGACGTGCCGATCAAGCTGAAAACCATGCTTGGTCAGCTAGCATATTATATTAAAGGAATTGAAATGCTTCCTTCAATAAAGCCGACGGAAGTTTCTATTGAATATGATGGAAAGCTTTTTGAAGGAGAGATTATGCTTTTCTTGGTGGCTAACACGAATTCTGTCGGCGGCTTCGAGAAACTGGCTCCTGACGCCTCTTTGAATGATGGGATGTTCACGTTGCTTATTTTGAAAAAGGCAAACCTCGCTGATATTGTCCGTGTCGCGACATTGGCAATGCGCGGTGAACATATCCATGATAAAAACGTCATTTATGAAAAAGCCAATCGAATTAAAGTACATGCCAAAAATGACATGATGCTTAACTTGGATGGGGAATTTGGCGGGATGGCCCCAGCTGAATTCGTAAATCAGTACCGCCATTTTGATGTATTCATCCCGCAAGGAATACTGCCGGACGATCCGGCAAATAAATAGGTTGAAAAGGCCACTGAATCTGGTGGCCTTTTCAGTTTAATGAAGCAAGGAGAATTGCAAACATGTATATCAGGAAAGCGACACCGGAGGATGCTGAAAAGGCAGCTGTATTGACCCGGTTAGCGATTAAGGAAATTGCAGAGGTATTGACAGGCGAAACGGAAGAAGAAAGAATACTTTCCGTTCTTGCCGATTTGTTCAGGAAAAGTGGGAATCGAATCAGCTATGAAAATACGCTTGTCAGTGAACATGATGGACAAGTATCTGGATTGATCATTGCTTACCATGGTAAGGATGCCGAAAGTTTGGATGAACCGATAGTGAAACAATTAAGAATGAAAATGAAAGACCCAGGCGTTACGCTCGATAAGGAAGCGGAAATGAGAGACTTTTATTTGGATACTGTGTCCGTTGACCCGAATTTTCAAGGAAAAGGAATTGGTAGTGCCCTGATTCAATATGTAGAGGGTTACGCTAAACATAAGGGATATCCAAGAATTTCTTTAGTCGTTGAAAATGAAAATGAAGCGGCGAATCGTCTCTATAGCAGATTAGGATATATGGAAATGAAAACCATTTCGATTAGCGGCCATGAATTTCGCTATATGGTGAAGGAAATAGAAGAACCTCCTGTTTAACAGGAGGTCCTTTTTAGTCATTTGAAATTTGGCACTGTATGCGATTACATTTGCTGCCCGTTCATGGCTGCCCAATCAGAATAAACTCCGGTGCCATTACAGCCGGGACAGTCATGTATATCGGAAAAATGATATTCCGTAGGTACGAAGGAGCTGTATCCACGTCCGTAACAATCCGGACAGAGGCCTTTTTCCTCCATACTTGCTCGGTGTTTTTCTAACCTTGTAGCATTCCAGGCCGATATAGAGTTAAATAAACCCATTTCCTCACCTCATCTGTTTTTCCTTATTTTTCATTTTTTATTGAACTTTTATTCATGGAACTTGAAAAATCCGTAAATTCCTTCCACTATATTTTTATGAAAAACAGGGTAAATTGGTGAGTGGTTTTGTGGCGAGGCCTCTATTGTGGTAAAATACAGGCTAGCATAAAAAAGAAAAGAGAAGATGATATGAAAAAAACAGCACCAGTTGCTAAAAATGATATTATAGAGGTTTTATTTGAAGATTTAACGCATGAAGGAGCTGGCGTCGCTAAAGTCGATGGCTACCCGATCTTTGTTCAGAGCGCCCTTCCAGGTGAAAAAGCAAAAATTAAAGTGATGAAGGCTAATAAGGGTTATGGCTTCGGACGCTTGATGGAGATTATCGAAAACAGTCCATACCGGGTTGAGGTCACGACTGAAGATTACCATAAATACGGTGGTTGTCAGCTGCAGCATATGAGCTATGAAGGACAGTTGGAATACAAGGAAAAGCAAGTGCGTGAAGTGATGACACGCATCGGGAAACTTGAGGATGTGAAGGTTCATCAGATCATCGGGATGGAGAATCCGTCCCATTATCGTAATAAAGCGCAAGTGCCTGTTGGTGAAAAGGATGGCAAGCTAATAGCAGGGTTCTTCAAACCGCGGACACATGAAATTGTTGAAACAAAAGAAAGCATTATCCAAAATGAAGTGATCAATGAATCCGTTCAAGTTGTTAAAGAGATTTTCAGTAAACTTGGTATCCCTGCTTACAATGAAGAGGCGCATAAAGGTGTATTGCGGCACATCATGGCCCGTTATGGCAAGCAAACAGGTGAATTAATGATCGTTCTCGTTACAAGAACGAAAAGTATCCCTTTCATCGAAACAATCGTGAAGGAAATCGTTGAACGTCTTCCACAAGTGAAATCCATCGTTCAAAACGTGAATTCCAAGAAAACGAATGTTATCTTAGGTGATAAAATGACTGTACTATGGGGCGACGAAGTGATCCATGATATGATCGGTGATGTGAAATTTGCGATATCAGCTAAATCCTTCTACCAAATCAATCCAGACCAAACGAAAGTCCTTTATGATAAAGCTCTTGACTATGCAGGGCTGACTGGTGAAGAAACGGTGATTGATGCCTATTGCGGCATTGGAACCATCTCTTTATTTTTAGCTAAAAAAGCGAAAAAAGTAATCGGTGTCGAAGTGGTCGAAGAAGCGATAGAAGACGCACGCCGCAACGCTGAATTGAATGATATCTCAAATGCAGAATTCATGGTTGGCGATGCAGGTAACGTTATTGCTGAATGGTATCAAAAGGGCAACACTGCGGATGTCATCGTTGTGGATCCTCCACGCAAAGGTTGTGAAGAGTCCCTTCTGAATACGATCATCGAGATGAAGCCAAACAAAGTCGTATACGTATCATGCAACCCAGGCACTCTGGCGCGTGATCTTCATATCTTGGAAGAAGGCGGATATAAAGCAGTTGATATCCAGCCTGTCGATATGTTCCCAATGACGACACATGTTGAAAATGTAGTGTTATTAGAATTGAAATGATGGAATGGGGCCCGGTCTAAATGACCGGGCCCTACAGTTTTTTATGGCTTGTACAATTTGGACGTTGATTTCCGCTCCAGGCACTCGCTTTCCGCGGGCGGTCAGGGAGCCTCCTCGGCATGCGCCTGCGGGGTCTCCCCCAGACGCGCTTTTCTAAGCAGGAGTTTCGCACACCCGCTCCAATCAACTTTGTTATAACATTTAGAGATAGAAACCATACCTGAGAAGTTGAAGGTGTTGCTTTGGGGCAGGTGGTTCGGAGCATCATGTGATGAAAGATATGTGTTCCGGTGTTCCGAACCCCTTTTACCTACAAACTGTGGGTCTCGGTCAATGACCGGACCCTTTTTCACGTAGTTAAATTGAAGTGAAAGGAGGGGAATTTTTTTTTGGATGGATATTCTTGACGCTCTGACTTGGACATATAGTAAGGATATATAAAATGTAAGGCAGGTGATTTTATTAATTTTCAAAAAGCGGTTGCTGTAATTGTTGGTAGCTTTTTGGTGGGTATTGGAATCAATGGCTTTTTAGTTCCGCACCATTTAATAGATGGCGGCGTTATTGGGATTGCACTCATCCTTCATTATTTCTTTGGTTTTCAAACAGGTCTATCCATGTTGATCCTCAGTATTCCTATATTTTTATATGCCTGGTACTATGAACGGTCTTTTTTCTATAGCAGTGTTCACGGATTGCTTCTGACATCCCTTTTTATGGATTGGCTTAATCCATTGAAAAAGGTCTTTTCCATGTCGATACTAACAAGTTCTTTGATTGGCGGTGCCATCATAGGGATGGGTATAGGTCTCATGCTTCGATATGAGACAAGCAGCGGGGGAACGGATATGTTAGCCAAAATTATCTCGAAGTCTACTTCCATGGATATTGCATTGGCGATTATCGTCATAGATACACTAATCATTTCAGCTGCAGCATTCACCTTAGGTATCGAAATTTTTCTTTTTTCATGTGTGACGATCGTCATCATTGGACTGATCACTTCGCTTATGAAAGTCAGGAAATGAATATATTATCAGTTCCTTAAGATATAGGCCACTTCATCTATTGCCCTTTGCAGCTTTTCGCTATTTTTGCTAAACATCTCTTTAGCTTCCTTTGATTCAGTTCCAAGTGCAAACAACTCTAAGTCCGCTTGGCATTTTTTCAAGGTCGCGAGCATAAGAGGTTTTTCTTGAGGAGAAGGAACTTTAAGTTTATCATCAAAAAGGTCCACGGTTAATTCCCCGTTGGAATTGGCTTGACCAAGAAACACATTATCAAGGATTACACCCAACTTATCCAGTTCAGTATGAAGCCAATTTCGGTTCAGTCCAATCGTGGAAAGCGGTTCATCAAGTATGTTGCCGTCCATAATGATGGTTTGTGGCTCCTTCACTGCAGCCACTGACAGGTTAAGGTCCTTAGGTGTTATAGGTTGATTTTGCTTCTTTAACATTACGGAAAAATCCCCGTTGGCTTCCAATAAGGCAAACTCAACTTCAGAAATATCGAAGACATCCTTTTTCCGGAGCAATGCCAATAATTCATCGATGGTATATTTCTCTTTTTTTAAATTATCTTCCATGACTTTTCCATCTTTGATGAAAACCGATGCTTTTCCTTCCACAAGATCACGGAAAGTTTTACTTTTTAGAGATATTGATCCTGCAAGGAAGGGTGCTATGGCAAAAACAAGAATGGACAGTACACCATGTATAACATTGCCCTCAACTTTCGTAGCTAATTCTGCCCCAACATTACCAATGGTTATGCCCGTTACATATTCAAAAAAGGAGAGCTGTGACAATTGCTTTTTTCCTAACACTTTTGTAATCACAAAAAGAACAATTAAAAAGAATAATGAACGCAAAACAATTTCTATCCAATCCGGCATTACCAAACACCTCCTGCTTGATCATGGTATTTAAAAACCTTTATATTGTGGTTCTTCCCGTTCTAACTCTCCCACGCGCTTCTGTACATCCTTCATAACTTCATTCACCACCAGCATCGTTTCATGCAAGATGCGTTTAGATTCATCATCTTGAGTCCGGAGTGCTAAGCTGGACAAACCTGCTTCAACTCCTTTAAGGCTAGAGACACATTGTTTTACATTAGAAGCTATTGTCATACAGCATCCTCCTTATCCTTTGGCTCTAAATATAATGGCTTGTAACACTCCGAGGCTGTTTTTACCGGCACAGGTTACTTCAATCGTGCCAGTGACAACAACCGATCAATCCATGCTTTTCCGCATCCGCTAACCCTCCTGAAAACAATATCCTCAGCTGCGAAAGTTCATCCG
The DNA window shown above is from Peribacillus sp. FSL P2-0133 and carries:
- the gatA gene encoding Asp-tRNA(Asn)/Glu-tRNA(Gln) amidotransferase subunit GatA, giving the protein MSLFEQKVSELHERLHKKEISVTDLVNESYKRIGQVEDKVKAFLTLDEENARSQAKRLDDQLVKGENEGALFGMPIGVKDNIVTKNLRTTCASKILENFDPIYDATVVQKLQKEETVTIGKLNMDEFAMGSSNENSAFQATRNPWNTEYVPGGSSGGSAASVASGEVLFSLGSDTGGSIRQPAAYCGVVGLKPTYGRVSRFGLVAFASSLDQIGPVTRTVEDNAYLLEAISGVDPMDSTSANVDVPSFVNSLTGDVRGLKIAVPKEYLGEGVGEEARNSVLEALKVLEGLGAEWEEVSLPHSKYALAAYYLLSSSEASANLSRFDGVRYGHRTDNAETLIEMYKQTRAEGFGDEVKRRIMLGTFSLSSGYYDAYYKKAQKVRTLIKKDFEDVFEKYDVIVGPTTPTPAFKIGEKVDDPLTMYANDILTIPVNLAGVPGISVPCGFAANGLPLGLQMIGKHFDESTIYRAAHAFEQATDFHKQFPKL
- a CDS encoding DUF1657 domain-containing protein: MTIASNVKQCVSSLKGVEAGLSSLALRTQDDESKRILHETMLVVNEVMKDVQKRVGELEREEPQYKGF
- the rlmD gene encoding 23S rRNA (uracil(1939)-C(5))-methyltransferase RlmD; protein product: MKKTAPVAKNDIIEVLFEDLTHEGAGVAKVDGYPIFVQSALPGEKAKIKVMKANKGYGFGRLMEIIENSPYRVEVTTEDYHKYGGCQLQHMSYEGQLEYKEKQVREVMTRIGKLEDVKVHQIIGMENPSHYRNKAQVPVGEKDGKLIAGFFKPRTHEIVETKESIIQNEVINESVQVVKEIFSKLGIPAYNEEAHKGVLRHIMARYGKQTGELMIVLVTRTKSIPFIETIVKEIVERLPQVKSIVQNVNSKKTNVILGDKMTVLWGDEVIHDMIGDVKFAISAKSFYQINPDQTKVLYDKALDYAGLTGEETVIDAYCGIGTISLFLAKKAKKVIGVEVVEEAIEDARRNAELNDISNAEFMVGDAGNVIAEWYQKGNTADVIVVDPPRKGCEESLLNTIIEMKPNKVVYVSCNPGTLARDLHILEEGGYKAVDIQPVDMFPMTTHVENVVLLELK
- a CDS encoding GNAT family N-acetyltransferase is translated as MYIRKATPEDAEKAAVLTRLAIKEIAEVLTGETEEERILSVLADLFRKSGNRISYENTLVSEHDGQVSGLIIAYHGKDAESLDEPIVKQLRMKMKDPGVTLDKEAEMRDFYLDTVSVDPNFQGKGIGSALIQYVEGYAKHKGYPRISLVVENENEAANRLYSRLGYMEMKTISISGHEFRYMVKEIEEPPV
- the gatC gene encoding Asp-tRNA(Asn)/Glu-tRNA(Gln) amidotransferase subunit GatC, giving the protein MSRISMEQVKHVAHLARLAITEEEAQQFQHQLDQMISFAEQLNELDTDQVNPTSHVLDMKNVMREDVAKPGLPVEEVVKNAPDSKEGYIRVPSIIE
- a CDS encoding sigma-70 family RNA polymerase sigma factor; the protein is MTDELVEKVRAGNDHAFRMLIETYKQTVYRTVFSVLRNQKDAEDVTQEVFIKIYTSLPQYKNQGFKTWITRIAVNHAIDLKRKRERQKEELQDEHSSEANLGLTDDVEAVFFRNERRKQVLRKLNDLPEGYRDVVYGYYIKEKTFKQIAEEQQIQVKSVEVKLYRARNWMRKHWKEEDFS
- a CDS encoding YitT family protein — its product is MVGSFLVGIGINGFLVPHHLIDGGVIGIALILHYFFGFQTGLSMLILSIPIFLYAWYYERSFFYSSVHGLLLTSLFMDWLNPLKKVFSMSILTSSLIGGAIIGMGIGLMLRYETSSGGTDMLAKIISKSTSMDIALAIIVIDTLIISAAAFTLGIEIFLFSCVTIVIIGLITSLMKVRK
- a CDS encoding DUF421 domain-containing protein: MPDWIEIVLRSLFFLIVLFVITKVLGKKQLSQLSFFEYVTGITIGNVGAELATKVEGNVIHGVLSILVFAIAPFLAGSISLKSKTFRDLVEGKASVFIKDGKVMEDNLKKEKYTIDELLALLRKKDVFDISEVEFALLEANGDFSVMLKKQNQPITPKDLNLSVAAVKEPQTIIMDGNILDEPLSTIGLNRNWLHTELDKLGVILDNVFLGQANSNGELTVDLFDDKLKVPSPQEKPLMLATLKKCQADLELFALGTESKEAKEMFSKNSEKLQRAIDEVAYILRN
- a CDS encoding diacylglycerol kinase, giving the protein MKRARLIYNPTSGREAIKKSLPGVLAKLEEAGYEASAHATTGAGDATKAAKIAIERGYDIVIAAGGDGTIYEVVNGLATAEKRPKLGIIPTGTTNDFARALHLPKSIEGAAEIIAGGHTMPVDIGKMNDKYFINIAGGGRLTELTYDVPIKLKTMLGQLAYYIKGIEMLPSIKPTEVSIEYDGKLFEGEIMLFLVANTNSVGGFEKLAPDASLNDGMFTLLILKKANLADIVRVATLAMRGEHIHDKNVIYEKANRIKVHAKNDMMLNLDGEFGGMAPAEFVNQYRHFDVFIPQGILPDDPANK
- the gatB gene encoding Asp-tRNA(Asn)/Glu-tRNA(Gln) amidotransferase subunit GatB, whose product is MDFETVIGLEVHVELKTDSKIFSASPNHFGAAPNSNTTVIDLGYPGVLPVVNKKAVDFAMKAAIALNCEVAEITKFDRKNYFYPDNPKAYQISQFDQPIGEHGWIEIEVGGKKKKIGITRIHMEEDAGKLTHKGNYSLCDYNRQGTPLVEIVSEPDITSPEEAYAYLEKLKSIIQYTGVSDCKMEEGSLRCDANISLKPVGQKEFGTKTELKNLNSFNFVRKGLEHEEIRQAEVLNEGGIIEQETRRFDEATGRTVLMRIKEGSDDYRYFPEPDLLTIHIDEEWKARIAAEIPELPDARKKRYVEEFGLPEYDAAVLTVTKESADFFEATVASGADAKLASNWIMGEVSAFLNAEGKELHEVKLTAESLAGMIKLIEDGTISSKIAKKVFKELIENGGNAETIVKEKGLVQISDEGALRTAVEDALNNNPQSIEDFKAGKQKAIGFLVGQIMKATKGQANPQLVNKILVEEINKR